A genomic region of Venturia canescens isolate UGA chromosome 7, ASM1945775v1, whole genome shotgun sequence contains the following coding sequences:
- the LOC122413466 gene encoding plasminogen activator inhibitor 1 RNA-binding protein-like isoform X5, with the protein MENSYSITVTNKFLLALDEDEDPLEVLKVREQEKEAKKKEKLSEKENKSKQPEGQKSTGVKAQKSRVIKDVQQQPAKVQEVKKEQGEKKPVQQRTSTGGDRNVKFSGESREERNNRRNREDGDRPPRNQGGELRRGPPGGGEGRDNREFRGSGEPRGEFGERRGRGGIRGVGGGRGRGGSRGGRGGFDNRGKREFDRQSGSDKTGVKPVDKKDGAGSHNWGTHNDEIEESLNPETQEWGNDKPEGGEVPPVAAEGKETEASADTSAEEKPVEEEAQVLTLDEWKALRSTRAKPQYNLRKAGEGEDLTRWKKMYALEKKKEGAEEEEEDEEEYDVTAEYPQRVGRQKHVLDIDIQFSDSRRGGGGRGGRGGRGARGDRPNQRGFGGNRGTPRDAAPGEPRTGGLPDTAKPVSQVEQRSPRGRQNAPKVDDEHDFPSLG; encoded by the exons ATGGAGAACTCGTACAGCATTACGGtaacaaacaaatttttgttggccttagacgaggacgaagatcCCCTGGAAGTGCTTAAAGTACGTGAACAAGAGAAAGAGgctaagaagaaagagaaattgTCGGAAAAGGAGAACAAGAGCAAGCAACCGGAGGGACAGAAATCTACCGGCGTAAAGGCACAAAAAAGTCGCGTTATCAAGGATGTTCAACAACAACCAGCCAAGGTCCAGGAGGTGAAAAAGGAGCAAG GTGAGAAAAAACCTGTGCAGCAGAGAACGTCAACGGGCGGAGATCGCAACGTCAAGTTCTCTGGTGAATCCAGGGAAGAACGTAATAATCGTCGCAACCGAGAAGATGGAGATCGACCACCACGTAACCAAGGCGGAGAACTTAGGCGAGGACCGCCAGG AGGTGGTGAAGGCCGTGACAACCGCGAATTCCGAGGCTCCGGTGAACCCCGCGGGGAATTCGGTGAGCGTCGTGGACGCGGTGGTATCCGCGGTGTCGGAGGTGGCCGAGGTCGTGGTGGATCGCGCGGTGGCCGTGGCGGTTTCGATAATCGCGGCAAGCGTGAATTCGACCGCCAGTCCGGTTCTGATAAGAC CGGTGTCAAACCAGTCGACAAGAAGGATGGCGCTGGAAGCCATAACTGGGGAACGCATAACGATGAAATTGA aGAGAGTCTGAACCCGGAGACTCAAGAATGGGGAAACGATAAACCGGAAGGTGGTGAAGTACCTCCAGTAGCGGcggagggaaaagaaactgaggCATCTGCGGACACGTCGGCGGAAGAAAAGCCGGTTGAGGAGGAGGCTCAGGTGTTGACCCTCGACGAGTGGAAAGCTCTGCGAAGTACTCGCGCGAAACCGCAATACAATTTGCGTAAAGCGGGCGAGGGCGAGGATCTTACGCGCTGGAAGAAAATGTATGCTctcgagaagaagaaagagggagccgaagaggaggaagaggacgaGGAGGAATACGATGTCACCGCGGAATATCCTCAACGCGTCGGAAGGCAAAAGCACGTTTTGGACATCGATATCCAATTCAGTGACTCTCGGCGCGGTGGTGGCGGTCGCGGAGGTCGAGGTGGTCGCGGTGCTCGTGGGGATCGTCCCAATCAGCGTGGCTTCGGTGGTAATCGTGGAACACCGCGCGATGCCGCTCCAGGCGAGCCTCGCACTGGCGGATTGCCC GATACTGCCAAGCCGGTGTCACAAGTTGAACAAAGGTCGCCCCGTGGTCGTCAAAACGCCCCGAAGGTTGACGACGAGCACGATTTCCCATCATTGGGTTAG
- the LOC122413466 gene encoding plasminogen activator inhibitor 1 RNA-binding protein-like isoform X3, whose translation MENSYSITVTNKFLLALDEDEDPLEVLKVREQEKEAKKKEKLSEKENKSKQPEGQKSTGVKAQKSRVIKDVQQQPAKVQEVKKEQGEKKPVQQRTSTGGDRNVKFSGESREERNNRRNREDGDRPPRNQGGELRRGPPGGGEGRDNREFRGSGEPRGEFGERRGRGGIRGVGGGRGRGGSRGGRGGFDNRGKREFDRQSGSDKTRHGYSGVKPVDKKDGAGSHNWGTHNDEIEESLNPETQEWGNDKPEGGEVPPVAAEGKETEASADTSAEEKPVEEEAQVLTLDEWKALRSTRAKPQYNLRKAGEGEDLTRWKKMYALEKKKEGAEEEEEDEEEYDVTAEYPQRVGRQKHVLDIDIQFSDSRRGGGGRGGRGGRGARGDRPNQRGFGGNRGTPRDAAPGEPRTGGLPDTAKPVSQVEQRSPRGRQNAPKVDDEHDFPSLG comes from the exons ATGGAGAACTCGTACAGCATTACGGtaacaaacaaatttttgttggccttagacgaggacgaagatcCCCTGGAAGTGCTTAAAGTACGTGAACAAGAGAAAGAGgctaagaagaaagagaaattgTCGGAAAAGGAGAACAAGAGCAAGCAACCGGAGGGACAGAAATCTACCGGCGTAAAGGCACAAAAAAGTCGCGTTATCAAGGATGTTCAACAACAACCAGCCAAGGTCCAGGAGGTGAAAAAGGAGCAAG GTGAGAAAAAACCTGTGCAGCAGAGAACGTCAACGGGCGGAGATCGCAACGTCAAGTTCTCTGGTGAATCCAGGGAAGAACGTAATAATCGTCGCAACCGAGAAGATGGAGATCGACCACCACGTAACCAAGGCGGAGAACTTAGGCGAGGACCGCCAGG AGGTGGTGAAGGCCGTGACAACCGCGAATTCCGAGGCTCCGGTGAACCCCGCGGGGAATTCGGTGAGCGTCGTGGACGCGGTGGTATCCGCGGTGTCGGAGGTGGCCGAGGTCGTGGTGGATCGCGCGGTGGCCGTGGCGGTTTCGATAATCGCGGCAAGCGTGAATTCGACCGCCAGTCCGGTTCTGATAAGAC CAGGCATGGTTACAGCGGTGTCAAACCAGTCGACAAGAAGGATGGCGCTGGAAGCCATAACTGGGGAACGCATAACGATGAAATTGA aGAGAGTCTGAACCCGGAGACTCAAGAATGGGGAAACGATAAACCGGAAGGTGGTGAAGTACCTCCAGTAGCGGcggagggaaaagaaactgaggCATCTGCGGACACGTCGGCGGAAGAAAAGCCGGTTGAGGAGGAGGCTCAGGTGTTGACCCTCGACGAGTGGAAAGCTCTGCGAAGTACTCGCGCGAAACCGCAATACAATTTGCGTAAAGCGGGCGAGGGCGAGGATCTTACGCGCTGGAAGAAAATGTATGCTctcgagaagaagaaagagggagccgaagaggaggaagaggacgaGGAGGAATACGATGTCACCGCGGAATATCCTCAACGCGTCGGAAGGCAAAAGCACGTTTTGGACATCGATATCCAATTCAGTGACTCTCGGCGCGGTGGTGGCGGTCGCGGAGGTCGAGGTGGTCGCGGTGCTCGTGGGGATCGTCCCAATCAGCGTGGCTTCGGTGGTAATCGTGGAACACCGCGCGATGCCGCTCCAGGCGAGCCTCGCACTGGCGGATTGCCC GATACTGCCAAGCCGGTGTCACAAGTTGAACAAAGGTCGCCCCGTGGTCGTCAAAACGCCCCGAAGGTTGACGACGAGCACGATTTCCCATCATTGGGTTAG
- the LOC122413466 gene encoding plasminogen activator inhibitor 1 RNA-binding protein-like isoform X2: MENSYSITVTNKFLLALDEDEDPLEVLKVREQEKEAKKKEKLSEKENKSKQPEGQKSTGVKAQKSRVIKDVQQQPAKVQEVKKEQGEKKPVQQRTSTGGDRNVKFSGESREERNNRRNREDGDRPPRNQGGELRRGPPGGGEGRDNREFRGSGEPRGEFGERRGRGGIRGVGGGRGRGGSRGGRGGFDNRGKREFDRQSGSDKTGQPRHGYSGVKPVDKKDGAGSHNWGTHNDEIEESLNPETQEWGNDKPEGGEVPPVAAEGKETEASADTSAEEKPVEEEAQVLTLDEWKALRSTRAKPQYNLRKAGEGEDLTRWKKMYALEKKKEGAEEEEEDEEEYDVTAEYPQRVGRQKHVLDIDIQFSDSRRGGGGRGGRGGRGARGDRPNQRGFGGNRGTPRDAAPGEPRTGGLPDTAKPVSQVEQRSPRGRQNAPKVDDEHDFPSLG, translated from the exons ATGGAGAACTCGTACAGCATTACGGtaacaaacaaatttttgttggccttagacgaggacgaagatcCCCTGGAAGTGCTTAAAGTACGTGAACAAGAGAAAGAGgctaagaagaaagagaaattgTCGGAAAAGGAGAACAAGAGCAAGCAACCGGAGGGACAGAAATCTACCGGCGTAAAGGCACAAAAAAGTCGCGTTATCAAGGATGTTCAACAACAACCAGCCAAGGTCCAGGAGGTGAAAAAGGAGCAAG GTGAGAAAAAACCTGTGCAGCAGAGAACGTCAACGGGCGGAGATCGCAACGTCAAGTTCTCTGGTGAATCCAGGGAAGAACGTAATAATCGTCGCAACCGAGAAGATGGAGATCGACCACCACGTAACCAAGGCGGAGAACTTAGGCGAGGACCGCCAGG AGGTGGTGAAGGCCGTGACAACCGCGAATTCCGAGGCTCCGGTGAACCCCGCGGGGAATTCGGTGAGCGTCGTGGACGCGGTGGTATCCGCGGTGTCGGAGGTGGCCGAGGTCGTGGTGGATCGCGCGGTGGCCGTGGCGGTTTCGATAATCGCGGCAAGCGTGAATTCGACCGCCAGTCCGGTTCTGATAAGAC CGGGCAACCGAG GCATGGTTACAGCGGTGTCAAACCAGTCGACAAGAAGGATGGCGCTGGAAGCCATAACTGGGGAACGCATAACGATGAAATTGA aGAGAGTCTGAACCCGGAGACTCAAGAATGGGGAAACGATAAACCGGAAGGTGGTGAAGTACCTCCAGTAGCGGcggagggaaaagaaactgaggCATCTGCGGACACGTCGGCGGAAGAAAAGCCGGTTGAGGAGGAGGCTCAGGTGTTGACCCTCGACGAGTGGAAAGCTCTGCGAAGTACTCGCGCGAAACCGCAATACAATTTGCGTAAAGCGGGCGAGGGCGAGGATCTTACGCGCTGGAAGAAAATGTATGCTctcgagaagaagaaagagggagccgaagaggaggaagaggacgaGGAGGAATACGATGTCACCGCGGAATATCCTCAACGCGTCGGAAGGCAAAAGCACGTTTTGGACATCGATATCCAATTCAGTGACTCTCGGCGCGGTGGTGGCGGTCGCGGAGGTCGAGGTGGTCGCGGTGCTCGTGGGGATCGTCCCAATCAGCGTGGCTTCGGTGGTAATCGTGGAACACCGCGCGATGCCGCTCCAGGCGAGCCTCGCACTGGCGGATTGCCC GATACTGCCAAGCCGGTGTCACAAGTTGAACAAAGGTCGCCCCGTGGTCGTCAAAACGCCCCGAAGGTTGACGACGAGCACGATTTCCCATCATTGGGTTAG
- the LOC122413466 gene encoding plasminogen activator inhibitor 1 RNA-binding protein-like isoform X1, whose protein sequence is MENSYSITVTNKFLLALDEDEDPLEVLKVREQEKEAKKKEKLSEKENKSKQPEGQKSTGVKAQKSRVIKDVQQQPAKVQEVKKEQGEKKPVQQRTSTGGDRNVKFSGESREERNNRRNREDGDRPPRNQGGELRRGPPGGGEGRDNREFRGSGEPRGEFGERRGRGGIRGVGGGRGRGGSRGGRGGFDNRGKREFDRQSGSDKTGQPSRHGYSGVKPVDKKDGAGSHNWGTHNDEIEESLNPETQEWGNDKPEGGEVPPVAAEGKETEASADTSAEEKPVEEEAQVLTLDEWKALRSTRAKPQYNLRKAGEGEDLTRWKKMYALEKKKEGAEEEEEDEEEYDVTAEYPQRVGRQKHVLDIDIQFSDSRRGGGGRGGRGGRGARGDRPNQRGFGGNRGTPRDAAPGEPRTGGLPDTAKPVSQVEQRSPRGRQNAPKVDDEHDFPSLG, encoded by the exons ATGGAGAACTCGTACAGCATTACGGtaacaaacaaatttttgttggccttagacgaggacgaagatcCCCTGGAAGTGCTTAAAGTACGTGAACAAGAGAAAGAGgctaagaagaaagagaaattgTCGGAAAAGGAGAACAAGAGCAAGCAACCGGAGGGACAGAAATCTACCGGCGTAAAGGCACAAAAAAGTCGCGTTATCAAGGATGTTCAACAACAACCAGCCAAGGTCCAGGAGGTGAAAAAGGAGCAAG GTGAGAAAAAACCTGTGCAGCAGAGAACGTCAACGGGCGGAGATCGCAACGTCAAGTTCTCTGGTGAATCCAGGGAAGAACGTAATAATCGTCGCAACCGAGAAGATGGAGATCGACCACCACGTAACCAAGGCGGAGAACTTAGGCGAGGACCGCCAGG AGGTGGTGAAGGCCGTGACAACCGCGAATTCCGAGGCTCCGGTGAACCCCGCGGGGAATTCGGTGAGCGTCGTGGACGCGGTGGTATCCGCGGTGTCGGAGGTGGCCGAGGTCGTGGTGGATCGCGCGGTGGCCGTGGCGGTTTCGATAATCGCGGCAAGCGTGAATTCGACCGCCAGTCCGGTTCTGATAAGAC CGGGCAACCGAG CAGGCATGGTTACAGCGGTGTCAAACCAGTCGACAAGAAGGATGGCGCTGGAAGCCATAACTGGGGAACGCATAACGATGAAATTGA aGAGAGTCTGAACCCGGAGACTCAAGAATGGGGAAACGATAAACCGGAAGGTGGTGAAGTACCTCCAGTAGCGGcggagggaaaagaaactgaggCATCTGCGGACACGTCGGCGGAAGAAAAGCCGGTTGAGGAGGAGGCTCAGGTGTTGACCCTCGACGAGTGGAAAGCTCTGCGAAGTACTCGCGCGAAACCGCAATACAATTTGCGTAAAGCGGGCGAGGGCGAGGATCTTACGCGCTGGAAGAAAATGTATGCTctcgagaagaagaaagagggagccgaagaggaggaagaggacgaGGAGGAATACGATGTCACCGCGGAATATCCTCAACGCGTCGGAAGGCAAAAGCACGTTTTGGACATCGATATCCAATTCAGTGACTCTCGGCGCGGTGGTGGCGGTCGCGGAGGTCGAGGTGGTCGCGGTGCTCGTGGGGATCGTCCCAATCAGCGTGGCTTCGGTGGTAATCGTGGAACACCGCGCGATGCCGCTCCAGGCGAGCCTCGCACTGGCGGATTGCCC GATACTGCCAAGCCGGTGTCACAAGTTGAACAAAGGTCGCCCCGTGGTCGTCAAAACGCCCCGAAGGTTGACGACGAGCACGATTTCCCATCATTGGGTTAG
- the LOC122413466 gene encoding plasminogen activator inhibitor 1 RNA-binding protein-like isoform X4, whose translation MENSYSITVTNKFLLALDEDEDPLEVLKVREQEKEAKKKEKLSEKENKSKQPEGQKSTGVKAQKSRVIKDVQQQPAKVQEVKKEQGEKKPVQQRTSTGGDRNVKFSGESREERNNRRNREDGDRPPRNQGGELRRGPPGGGEGRDNREFRGSGEPRGEFGERRGRGGIRGVGGGRGRGGSRGGRGGFDNRGKREFDRQSGSDKTHGYSGVKPVDKKDGAGSHNWGTHNDEIEESLNPETQEWGNDKPEGGEVPPVAAEGKETEASADTSAEEKPVEEEAQVLTLDEWKALRSTRAKPQYNLRKAGEGEDLTRWKKMYALEKKKEGAEEEEEDEEEYDVTAEYPQRVGRQKHVLDIDIQFSDSRRGGGGRGGRGGRGARGDRPNQRGFGGNRGTPRDAAPGEPRTGGLPDTAKPVSQVEQRSPRGRQNAPKVDDEHDFPSLG comes from the exons ATGGAGAACTCGTACAGCATTACGGtaacaaacaaatttttgttggccttagacgaggacgaagatcCCCTGGAAGTGCTTAAAGTACGTGAACAAGAGAAAGAGgctaagaagaaagagaaattgTCGGAAAAGGAGAACAAGAGCAAGCAACCGGAGGGACAGAAATCTACCGGCGTAAAGGCACAAAAAAGTCGCGTTATCAAGGATGTTCAACAACAACCAGCCAAGGTCCAGGAGGTGAAAAAGGAGCAAG GTGAGAAAAAACCTGTGCAGCAGAGAACGTCAACGGGCGGAGATCGCAACGTCAAGTTCTCTGGTGAATCCAGGGAAGAACGTAATAATCGTCGCAACCGAGAAGATGGAGATCGACCACCACGTAACCAAGGCGGAGAACTTAGGCGAGGACCGCCAGG AGGTGGTGAAGGCCGTGACAACCGCGAATTCCGAGGCTCCGGTGAACCCCGCGGGGAATTCGGTGAGCGTCGTGGACGCGGTGGTATCCGCGGTGTCGGAGGTGGCCGAGGTCGTGGTGGATCGCGCGGTGGCCGTGGCGGTTTCGATAATCGCGGCAAGCGTGAATTCGACCGCCAGTCCGGTTCTGATAAGAC GCATGGTTACAGCGGTGTCAAACCAGTCGACAAGAAGGATGGCGCTGGAAGCCATAACTGGGGAACGCATAACGATGAAATTGA aGAGAGTCTGAACCCGGAGACTCAAGAATGGGGAAACGATAAACCGGAAGGTGGTGAAGTACCTCCAGTAGCGGcggagggaaaagaaactgaggCATCTGCGGACACGTCGGCGGAAGAAAAGCCGGTTGAGGAGGAGGCTCAGGTGTTGACCCTCGACGAGTGGAAAGCTCTGCGAAGTACTCGCGCGAAACCGCAATACAATTTGCGTAAAGCGGGCGAGGGCGAGGATCTTACGCGCTGGAAGAAAATGTATGCTctcgagaagaagaaagagggagccgaagaggaggaagaggacgaGGAGGAATACGATGTCACCGCGGAATATCCTCAACGCGTCGGAAGGCAAAAGCACGTTTTGGACATCGATATCCAATTCAGTGACTCTCGGCGCGGTGGTGGCGGTCGCGGAGGTCGAGGTGGTCGCGGTGCTCGTGGGGATCGTCCCAATCAGCGTGGCTTCGGTGGTAATCGTGGAACACCGCGCGATGCCGCTCCAGGCGAGCCTCGCACTGGCGGATTGCCC GATACTGCCAAGCCGGTGTCACAAGTTGAACAAAGGTCGCCCCGTGGTCGTCAAAACGCCCCGAAGGTTGACGACGAGCACGATTTCCCATCATTGGGTTAG